From the Rhodococcus sp. NBC_00297 genome, one window contains:
- a CDS encoding DUF3566 domain-containing protein, with protein MSAVSTPEQPGSTGNGRPAPSTTSDRQAPRPAGGPPAPRPPAAWPPAQQDGARQDGVQQDSARQDPARQDPGHQGPRPARTPDSQQAPVREQQPPQRQPQTNLQSRPAPAGRAPEQARPDQGQARTTVQPAARPTDGQDRPRQGRPAEATAKAAVIDGPTRNIARNDLPTDMPDLSTVRHPQQEEQRTERATPMMTARSSESGEPLRATVQVRKIDPWSMLKLSLVISVSLFFVWMVAVGLLYMVLDGMGVWDRLNNAFSDIVATSGESGLVSAGQIFGYAAVIGLINVVLFTALTTIGTFIYNLCSDLVGGLEVTLADRD; from the coding sequence ATGAGCGCAGTGAGTACTCCCGAACAGCCCGGGTCCACCGGAAACGGACGCCCCGCGCCGAGCACCACGTCCGACCGTCAGGCCCCACGGCCTGCCGGCGGACCCCCGGCACCTCGCCCGCCCGCGGCGTGGCCGCCTGCCCAGCAGGACGGCGCGCGCCAGGACGGGGTGCAGCAGGACTCCGCTCGGCAGGACCCTGCTCGGCAGGACCCCGGCCATCAGGGTCCCCGTCCGGCTCGGACACCGGACTCCCAGCAGGCTCCCGTGCGGGAGCAGCAGCCACCTCAGCGGCAGCCGCAGACGAACCTGCAGAGCCGTCCCGCTCCGGCGGGCCGCGCTCCCGAGCAAGCTCGTCCGGACCAGGGCCAGGCCCGGACGACCGTGCAGCCCGCTGCACGTCCGACGGACGGTCAGGACCGTCCCCGCCAGGGGCGTCCCGCCGAGGCGACGGCCAAGGCTGCGGTGATCGACGGGCCGACGCGCAACATCGCGCGGAACGACCTGCCCACCGACATGCCGGACCTCTCGACGGTCCGTCACCCGCAGCAGGAGGAGCAGCGCACCGAGCGCGCCACCCCGATGATGACGGCGCGATCGTCGGAGTCCGGTGAGCCGCTGCGCGCGACCGTCCAGGTGCGCAAGATCGATCCGTGGTCGATGTTGAAGCTGTCGCTCGTGATCTCCGTGTCGCTGTTCTTCGTCTGGATGGTGGCCGTCGGGCTGCTGTACATGGTGCTCGACGGCATGGGCGTGTGGGATCGACTGAACAATGCGTTCTCCGACATCGTCGCCACGTCCGGCGAGTCCGGGTTGGTGTCGGCCGGCCAGATCTTCGGCTACGCCGCCGTCATCGGTCTCATCAACGTGGTGCTGTTCACAGCACTGACGACCATCGGCACGTTCATCTACAACCTGTGCTCCGACCTCGTCGGTGGCCTGGAAGTGACGCTGGCGGACCGGGACTGA
- the pknB gene encoding Stk1 family PASTA domain-containing Ser/Thr kinase: MTTPRKLSSRYDLGEILGFGGMSEVHLAKDGRLDRDVAIKVLRQDLARDPTFYLRFRREAQNAAALNHPAIVAVYDTGEAETETGPLPYIVMEYVDGDTLRDIVRAEGPMAPKRAMEVIADVCAALDFSHRNGIVHRDVKPANVMINRAGAVKVMDFGIARAIADSSSPMTQTAAVIGTAQYLSPEQARGEQVDARSDVYSLGCVLFEILTGEPPFTGDSPVAVAYQHVREDPRLPSSVNPDIPRELDSIILKAMSKNPANRYQSAADMRTDLIRVLGGQRPSAPMVMNDEDRTTILGSMDAPRSGARPASDNSGEPRRIARHAHPDADDDGDRPRRKGVRVAVMALAALVVVGIVGVFLWNLGPGAEARSVTVPDVSAQTADAARTTLENAGFRVDVQQRSDATVPEGSVIGTRPVSGTTVDENSTLVLEVSTGPEQIQVPQLAGLTQSAAEQALVQAGLALDPSIGRAASSRADVDKVIGQEPARGSSMAQGSSVRITLGSGPRQVRVPDVVGQNIEVAQPNIAGAGFLVDRQNVDSTLPAGQVVATTPAGGSNATDGDTVVVRVSNGSQFEIPDLAGQTPVQAVDLLRSAGWEGTIAEIDQVDVQTSDLTQVNRVQQQAVAPGTAIAKTARVNVTVGKFGL; the protein is encoded by the coding sequence ATGACCACACCGCGCAAGCTCTCGTCCCGGTACGACCTCGGGGAGATCCTCGGTTTCGGTGGCATGTCGGAGGTCCACCTCGCGAAGGACGGCCGTCTCGATCGCGACGTGGCCATCAAGGTGCTGCGTCAGGATCTGGCACGCGATCCCACGTTCTACCTGCGGTTCCGCCGCGAGGCGCAGAACGCTGCGGCACTGAACCATCCGGCGATCGTAGCGGTGTACGACACGGGTGAGGCGGAGACCGAGACGGGTCCGCTGCCCTACATCGTCATGGAGTACGTCGACGGCGACACGCTGCGCGACATCGTCCGCGCCGAGGGGCCGATGGCTCCCAAGCGTGCGATGGAGGTCATCGCCGACGTCTGCGCCGCCCTCGACTTCAGCCACCGCAACGGCATCGTGCACCGCGACGTCAAACCGGCCAACGTGATGATCAACCGCGCCGGTGCGGTCAAGGTCATGGACTTCGGCATCGCGCGGGCCATCGCCGACAGTTCGTCTCCGATGACGCAGACCGCTGCCGTCATCGGTACCGCCCAGTACCTGTCGCCAGAGCAGGCTCGCGGCGAACAGGTCGATGCGCGATCCGATGTCTACTCGCTGGGCTGCGTGCTGTTCGAGATCCTGACGGGCGAGCCGCCGTTCACGGGTGACTCCCCGGTCGCGGTCGCGTACCAGCACGTCCGGGAGGATCCGCGACTGCCGTCGTCGGTGAATCCGGACATCCCGCGGGAGCTGGACTCGATCATTCTCAAGGCGATGAGCAAGAACCCGGCCAATCGGTACCAGAGCGCCGCGGACATGCGCACCGATCTCATCCGCGTCCTCGGTGGCCAGCGGCCCAGTGCGCCGATGGTGATGAACGACGAGGATCGCACCACCATCCTCGGCTCGATGGATGCGCCGCGGTCCGGCGCTCGGCCGGCGTCCGACAACTCCGGCGAGCCTCGCCGGATCGCCCGCCACGCGCATCCCGACGCGGACGACGACGGAGACCGACCGCGCCGCAAGGGCGTGCGCGTCGCCGTCATGGCGCTCGCCGCCCTCGTGGTCGTCGGCATCGTCGGCGTCTTCCTGTGGAATCTCGGCCCCGGTGCGGAGGCCCGTTCGGTGACCGTCCCGGACGTGTCCGCGCAGACCGCCGACGCCGCCCGCACCACCCTCGAGAACGCGGGCTTCCGCGTCGACGTCCAGCAACGCTCCGACGCGACGGTGCCCGAGGGGTCCGTCATCGGCACGCGACCCGTGTCCGGCACGACGGTCGACGAGAACAGCACCCTCGTTCTCGAGGTGTCCACCGGTCCGGAGCAGATCCAGGTCCCCCAGTTGGCAGGACTGACGCAGAGCGCTGCGGAACAGGCACTGGTGCAGGCCGGTCTCGCTCTCGACCCGTCGATCGGCCGGGCCGCGTCGTCTCGCGCGGACGTCGACAAGGTCATCGGTCAGGAGCCGGCTCGCGGATCGTCGATGGCTCAGGGCTCGTCGGTACGCATCACGCTCGGATCGGGACCGCGTCAGGTGCGGGTACCCGACGTGGTCGGTCAGAACATCGAGGTCGCTCAGCCCAACATCGCGGGTGCCGGTTTCCTCGTCGACCGCCAGAACGTCGACTCGACGCTCCCGGCCGGTCAGGTGGTCGCCACGACGCCCGCGGGCGGCAGCAACGCCACCGACGGCGACACCGTGGTGGTGCGGGTGTCCAACGGATCGCAGTTCGAGATCCCGGACCTGGCAGGCCAGACCCCGGTCCAGGCCGTCGACCTCCTCCGCTCCGCCGGCTGGGAGGGCACCATCGCCGAGATCGACCAGGTCGACGTCCAGACGTCGGACCTCACGCAGGTCAACCGCGTTCAGCAGCAGGCGGTCGCGCCGGGGACGGCAATCGCCAAGACGGCGCGCGTCAACGTGACCGTCGGCAAGTTCGGGCTCTGA
- a CDS encoding GGDEF domain-containing protein codes for MNPGRGTEASTAMVVYLCPTAVLFIAGAVAFSGTTTGTVVMVLAAGLQLLGAAVLHFGPRPTSPRTLGIVTGGAVASLCAMFLTSDGPVAYLLLSQAAMFLGMQLAGYWSERGGWVWVSVLTVGSVVAAALSPSTIPMVGYVLTALGIVAAAEFFGSHSRRMRHSASRDALTGLLNRQGLEDRVEKLLPVFASRGLPVSMAVLDLDNFKTVNDIYGHIAGDVLLERVSAAWRGQLRKGDVLGRLGGDEFVLFMPGTGEGEAATLLERLRAAHSAEWSVGLVCMPTVRKWSEIYRAADAELYKAKRSRGAQQMSTPVPRAVIEDTGVPAERR; via the coding sequence GTGAACCCCGGACGAGGAACAGAAGCGAGCACCGCGATGGTGGTCTATCTCTGTCCCACCGCCGTTCTCTTCATCGCCGGTGCCGTCGCGTTCTCGGGCACGACCACCGGAACCGTGGTCATGGTCCTCGCGGCAGGTCTCCAACTCCTCGGTGCGGCCGTCCTGCACTTCGGCCCGCGTCCGACCTCGCCTCGCACGCTGGGCATCGTGACGGGCGGCGCCGTCGCGTCGCTGTGCGCGATGTTCCTCACGTCGGACGGACCGGTGGCGTACCTGCTGCTGAGTCAGGCGGCGATGTTCCTGGGCATGCAGCTCGCGGGGTACTGGAGTGAGCGCGGCGGCTGGGTGTGGGTGAGCGTGCTGACGGTGGGATCGGTCGTGGCGGCCGCGCTGTCGCCGTCGACCATTCCGATGGTGGGTTACGTCCTCACCGCGCTGGGCATCGTGGCCGCCGCCGAGTTCTTCGGCTCCCACTCGCGGCGCATGCGGCACTCGGCGTCGCGGGACGCCCTGACCGGACTCCTCAACCGTCAGGGCCTCGAGGACCGCGTCGAGAAACTGCTCCCAGTCTTCGCCTCTCGTGGTCTGCCGGTGAGCATGGCGGTTCTCGATCTCGACAACTTCAAGACCGTGAACGACATCTACGGGCACATCGCCGGCGACGTACTGCTCGAGCGGGTCTCGGCAGCGTGGCGCGGTCAGCTGCGCAAGGGCGACGTCCTCGGCCGTCTCGGCGGCGACGAGTTCGTGCTGTTCATGCCGGGAACCGGTGAGGGCGAGGCGGCGACCCTTCTGGAGCGGCTGCGGGCAGCGCACTCGGCCGAGTGGAGCGTCGGACTGGTCTGCATGCCCACCGTGCGCAAGTGGTCGGAAATCTACCGGGCCGCCGACGCCGAGCTCTACAAGGCCAAGCGCAGCCGAGGTGCCCAACAGATGTCCACGCCGGTGCCCAGGGCCGTCATCGAGGACACCGGAGTGCCTGCCGAGCGGCGCTGA
- the gyrA gene encoding DNA gyrase subunit A, whose product MTDTTLPPTGGDGPTSDRIELVDIQQEMQNSYIDYAMSVIVGRALPEVRDGLKPVHRRVLYAMFDNGYRPDRGYVKSARPVAETMGNYHPHGDSSIYDTLVRMAQPWSMRYPLVDGQGNFGSRGNDGPAAMRYTECRLTPLAMQMLADIEEETVDFIANYDGRTLEPTVLPARFPNLLANGSGGIAVGMATNVPPHNLRELAEGVYWMLDNYEASEEVALEAMIERIKGPDFPTHGLIVGSQGIEDAYRTGRGSIRMRGVVDIEEGERGGTQIVVTELPFQVNPDNMIASIAEQLKDGRIAGISDIEDQSSDRVGMRIVIKLRRDAVAKVVLNNLYKHSQLQTSFGANMLSIVDGVPRTLRIDQMIKLYVTHQLDVIVRRTRYRLRKAEERAHILRGLVKALDALDEVIALIRRSADADVARQGLMDLLDVDQIQADAILAMQLRRLAALERQRIVDELAAIEIEIADLQDILDRPERQREIVRSELKEIVDKFGDDRRTRIIAADGDVSDEDLIARENVVVTITETGYAKRTRTDLYRSQKRGGKGVQGAGLKQDDIVSKFFVCSTHDWILFFTTKGRVYRAKAYELPEANRTARGQHVANLLAFQPDERIAQIIQIKTYDDAPYLVLATKAGLVKKSKLADFDSNRSGGIVAVNLRGDDELVGAVLCTNSDDLLLVSAQGQSIRFSATDEVLRPMGRATSGVQGMRFNGEDALLSLNVVKDGTYLLVATSGGYAKRTAMEDYPPQGRGGKGVLTIQYDPRRGTLVGALIVEDDDELYAITSSGGVIRTAARQVRKAGRQTKGVRLMNLGDGDNLLAIARNADEPEDLAIAEADGSKES is encoded by the coding sequence ATGACAGACACCACCCTGCCCCCCACCGGCGGCGACGGACCCACGTCCGACCGCATCGAGCTGGTCGACATCCAGCAGGAGATGCAGAACAGCTACATCGACTACGCGATGAGCGTCATCGTCGGTCGAGCACTCCCGGAGGTGCGCGACGGTCTCAAGCCCGTGCACCGCCGCGTGCTGTACGCCATGTTCGACAACGGATATCGACCCGATCGCGGATACGTGAAGTCGGCTCGACCGGTGGCCGAGACCATGGGCAACTACCACCCCCACGGCGACAGCTCGATCTACGACACCCTCGTGCGCATGGCGCAGCCGTGGTCCATGCGGTACCCGCTCGTCGACGGTCAGGGCAACTTCGGTTCCCGCGGCAACGACGGCCCGGCGGCCATGCGGTACACCGAGTGTCGGCTCACTCCTCTCGCGATGCAGATGCTCGCGGACATCGAGGAGGAGACCGTCGACTTCATCGCGAACTACGACGGCCGGACCCTCGAGCCGACCGTGCTGCCCGCCCGGTTCCCCAACCTGCTCGCCAACGGCAGTGGCGGCATCGCGGTCGGCATGGCGACCAACGTTCCGCCGCACAACCTTCGGGAACTCGCCGAGGGTGTGTACTGGATGTTGGACAACTACGAGGCCAGTGAAGAGGTCGCCCTCGAGGCGATGATCGAGCGGATCAAGGGACCGGACTTCCCCACTCACGGTCTCATCGTCGGATCGCAGGGCATCGAGGACGCGTACCGCACCGGTCGCGGATCGATCCGCATGCGCGGCGTGGTCGACATCGAGGAGGGGGAGCGCGGCGGCACGCAGATCGTCGTCACCGAGCTGCCGTTCCAGGTGAACCCGGACAACATGATCGCCTCGATCGCCGAGCAGCTGAAGGACGGCCGCATCGCCGGCATCTCCGACATCGAGGATCAGTCGTCCGACCGCGTCGGTATGCGCATCGTCATCAAGCTGCGTCGCGACGCGGTCGCGAAGGTGGTGCTGAACAACCTCTACAAGCACAGCCAGTTGCAGACGAGCTTCGGCGCCAACATGCTCTCGATCGTCGACGGCGTTCCGCGCACCCTGCGGATCGACCAGATGATCAAGCTGTACGTGACCCACCAGCTCGACGTGATCGTCCGTCGTACGCGGTACCGGTTGCGGAAGGCCGAGGAGCGGGCCCACATCCTGCGCGGACTGGTGAAGGCGCTCGACGCCCTCGACGAGGTCATCGCGTTGATCCGCCGGTCCGCCGACGCCGACGTCGCACGCCAGGGCCTGATGGACCTGCTCGACGTCGATCAGATCCAGGCGGACGCCATCCTCGCGATGCAGCTGCGTCGCCTCGCTGCCCTCGAACGGCAGCGCATCGTCGACGAGCTCGCCGCGATCGAGATCGAGATCGCGGACCTGCAGGACATCCTGGACCGTCCGGAGCGTCAGCGGGAGATCGTGCGCTCGGAGCTGAAGGAGATCGTCGACAAGTTCGGCGACGATCGTCGTACCCGGATCATCGCGGCCGACGGCGACGTCAGCGACGAGGACCTGATCGCGCGTGAGAACGTCGTGGTCACCATCACGGAGACGGGGTATGCCAAGCGCACGCGGACCGACCTCTACCGATCGCAGAAGCGCGGCGGCAAGGGTGTGCAGGGCGCGGGTCTCAAGCAGGACGACATCGTCAGCAAGTTCTTCGTCTGCTCGACGCACGACTGGATCCTGTTCTTCACCACGAAGGGCCGGGTCTACCGGGCCAAGGCGTACGAGCTCCCCGAGGCCAACCGCACGGCCCGCGGACAGCACGTCGCCAACCTGTTGGCGTTCCAGCCGGACGAGCGGATCGCGCAGATCATTCAGATCAAGACCTACGACGACGCGCCGTACCTGGTGCTCGCGACGAAGGCCGGTCTGGTGAAGAAGTCCAAGTTGGCCGACTTCGACTCCAACCGTTCCGGTGGCATCGTGGCCGTCAACCTGCGTGGCGACGACGAGTTGGTCGGAGCCGTGCTGTGCACCAATTCGGACGACCTGCTGCTCGTGTCCGCTCAGGGCCAGTCGATCCGCTTCTCGGCCACCGACGAGGTGCTGCGCCCGATGGGCCGCGCCACTTCGGGTGTCCAGGGAATGCGCTTCAACGGCGAGGACGCACTGCTCTCCCTGAACGTGGTGAAGGACGGCACGTACCTGCTGGTCGCCACGTCCGGTGGCTACGCGAAGCGCACCGCGATGGAGGACTACCCCCCGCAGGGCCGCGGTGGCAAGGGCGTGCTGACCATTCAGTACGACCCGCGTCGTGGCACCCTGGTGGGAGCGCTCATCGTCGAGGACGACGACGAGCTCTACGCCATCACCTCGAGCGGCGGTGTCATCCGCACCGCGGCTCGTCAGGTTCGCAAGGCAGGACGCCAGACCAAGGGCGTTCGGCTGATGAACCTCGGAGACGGCGACAACCTGCTGGCCATCGCACGCAACGCGGACGAGCCGGAGGACCTCGCGATCGCCGAGGCCGACGGATCCAAGGAGTCATGA
- the crgA gene encoding cell division protein CrgA, whose protein sequence is MPKSKVRKKPDYTIDPASRTPVKVKAAPSSTLYLSVMFGFMVLGLVYLIVYYLAQDSIGWMSDLGAYNLLIGFGFWIVGLVMTMKWR, encoded by the coding sequence ATGCCCAAGTCGAAGGTCCGCAAGAAGCCCGACTACACGATCGATCCGGCGTCGCGGACGCCCGTCAAGGTCAAGGCCGCGCCGTCGAGCACGCTGTATCTGTCGGTCATGTTCGGTTTCATGGTGCTCGGTCTGGTGTATCTCATCGTGTACTACCTCGCCCAGGACAGCATCGGCTGGATGTCGGATCTGGGGGCCTACAACCTGCTGATCGGCTTCGGTTTCTGGATTGTCGGTCTCGTCATGACGATGAAATGGCGCTGA
- a CDS encoding rhomboid family intramembrane serine protease, translated as MTGPGWGGAPVPPLPACVRHPDRPTGLSCTRCDRPACPECLRPAAVGQHCVDCVAQAAGSIPRARTMAGGVSRTVSTPVVTYALMALNILVFALTAAQSGGLANQSSSLFRSWQLVPLLVADGDVVRILGSGFLHSGIVHLAVNMFALYVIGRDCELVLGRSRYLAVYVVALLGGAAAVMWLSSPLVATVGASGAVFGLLGAQAVILVRLRRSPTPVLVVIGLNVVLSIAIPGISLWGHLGGLAAGAAATAAVLFVTGSDARRSRRLGWFGIAGVGLLALALIGLRAATLAPTLVVG; from the coding sequence ATGACAGGACCAGGATGGGGCGGCGCTCCGGTGCCGCCCCTCCCTGCCTGCGTGCGCCACCCCGATCGGCCCACCGGCCTGTCCTGCACCCGGTGCGACCGACCGGCCTGCCCGGAATGCCTGCGGCCCGCCGCGGTGGGTCAGCACTGTGTCGACTGCGTGGCACAGGCAGCAGGGTCGATCCCGCGTGCCCGCACGATGGCCGGCGGTGTCAGCAGGACCGTCTCCACCCCCGTCGTCACCTACGCGCTGATGGCACTGAACATCCTCGTGTTCGCCCTCACGGCCGCTCAGTCCGGCGGCCTGGCGAACCAGTCGAGCTCGCTGTTCCGCAGCTGGCAGCTCGTCCCGCTCCTGGTGGCCGACGGCGATGTCGTCCGCATCCTGGGCAGTGGTTTCCTGCACTCCGGCATCGTGCACCTCGCCGTGAACATGTTCGCCCTGTACGTCATCGGGCGCGATTGCGAACTGGTGCTCGGACGCTCGCGATACCTCGCCGTGTACGTCGTCGCGCTGCTGGGCGGCGCCGCGGCGGTGATGTGGCTGTCCAGCCCCCTGGTGGCGACGGTCGGAGCATCCGGCGCCGTGTTCGGCCTCCTCGGTGCACAGGCCGTGATCCTCGTCCGGCTGCGCCGCAGCCCCACCCCGGTGCTCGTCGTGATCGGGCTCAACGTGGTGCTGAGCATCGCGATCCCCGGTATCTCCCTGTGGGGACACCTCGGCGGGCTCGCCGCCGGTGCCGCCGCCACGGCCGCGGTGCTGTTCGTCACCGGTTCGGACGCTCGTCGGTCACGCCGACTGGGATGGTTCGGCATCGCCGGCGTCGGGCTGCTCGCCCTGGCGCTGATCGGTCTGCGTGCCGCGACGCTCGCTCCGACTCTCGTGGTGGGCTAG
- a CDS encoding peptidylprolyl isomerase, producing MTSPLQTQTATLHTNHGDIVIALFGNHAPKTVENFVGLAQGTKDYSTKNASGSSEGPFYDGAIFHRVIAGFMLQGGDPTGTGTGGPGYKFGDEFHPELSFDRPYLLAMANAGPGTNGSQFFITVGPTPHLNRRHTIFGEVIDPASQKVVDEIGSTATGRGDRPVNDVVIESVTIA from the coding sequence GTGACCTCACCTCTACAGACTCAGACCGCGACCCTGCACACGAATCACGGCGACATCGTGATCGCCCTCTTCGGCAACCACGCGCCGAAGACGGTCGAGAACTTCGTCGGTCTCGCGCAGGGCACCAAGGACTACAGCACGAAGAACGCGTCGGGCTCCTCCGAGGGACCCTTCTACGACGGCGCGATCTTCCACCGCGTCATCGCGGGCTTCATGCTCCAGGGTGGTGACCCCACCGGCACCGGCACGGGTGGTCCCGGATACAAGTTCGGTGACGAGTTCCACCCCGAGCTGTCGTTCGACCGTCCGTACCTGCTCGCCATGGCGAACGCGGGCCCCGGCACCAACGGTTCGCAGTTCTTCATCACCGTCGGCCCGACGCCGCATCTCAACCGTCGCCACACCATCTTCGGCGAGGTCATCGATCCCGCGTCGCAGAAGGTCGTCGACGAGATCGGCTCGACCGCGACCGGCCGCGGCGATCGCCCCGTGAACGACGTCGTCATCGAATCCGTCACCATTGCCTGA
- a CDS encoding aminodeoxychorismate/anthranilate synthase component II codes for MRILVVDNYDSFVFNLVQYLGQLGTRARVLRNDDPGVLDVEAAVAEVDGVLLSPGPGTPQRAGVTMDMVQACASSATPLLGVCLGHQAIGASFGGVVERAPELLHGKTSVVHHSGDGVLAGLPDPFTATRYHSLTVREDTIPDDLEVTARTESGIVMAMRHRELPIHGVQFHPESVMTQGGHRMLANWLAVCGEAPEPGLVAELESAARV; via the coding sequence ATGCGCATCCTCGTCGTCGACAACTACGACAGCTTCGTGTTCAACCTGGTCCAGTACCTCGGCCAGCTGGGGACACGGGCCCGAGTGCTGCGGAACGACGACCCCGGGGTGCTCGATGTCGAGGCCGCCGTGGCGGAGGTGGACGGAGTGCTGCTCAGTCCCGGACCCGGCACGCCGCAGCGTGCCGGCGTCACCATGGACATGGTGCAGGCCTGCGCCTCGTCGGCAACGCCCCTGCTCGGCGTGTGCCTCGGACACCAGGCCATCGGTGCCTCCTTCGGCGGTGTGGTCGAACGCGCGCCGGAACTTCTGCACGGCAAGACCAGCGTCGTCCACCACTCCGGAGACGGCGTGCTGGCAGGGTTGCCGGATCCGTTCACCGCGACGCGCTACCACTCGTTGACGGTGCGGGAGGACACGATCCCGGACGACCTCGAGGTGACCGCGCGCACCGAGAGCGGCATCGTCATGGCGATGCGCCACCGGGAGCTGCCGATCCACGGCGTGCAGTTCCACCCCGAGTCGGTCATGACGCAGGGTGGTCACCGCATGCTGGCGAACTGGCTCGCCGTGTGCGGCGAGGCTCCCGAACCGGGCCTGGTGGCCGAGCTCGAGAGCGCCGCCCGCGTCTGA
- a CDS encoding PH domain-containing protein: MSTGGREAPQSWSTPLAAVAALAVGAAALAAAAVATTGDPAGRALIGLAALAALALAVLAAVQRPKLSVDGDLLRIRTLRGTRDYGRDDVLSLRLVPYPRLGRRVPMLEMDVTDGDDERLVIFGRWDLGADPRAVFDTLELHGWVDAGWSQRD, translated from the coding sequence TTGTCCACAGGTGGCCGCGAGGCGCCGCAGTCCTGGTCCACACCCCTCGCCGCCGTGGCCGCGCTGGCGGTGGGAGCCGCTGCACTCGCCGCCGCTGCCGTCGCCACGACGGGTGATCCGGCCGGCCGCGCGCTCATCGGACTCGCCGCACTGGCAGCCCTGGCGCTGGCTGTGCTGGCCGCGGTCCAACGTCCGAAGTTGAGTGTCGACGGCGACCTCCTGCGCATCAGAACTCTGCGCGGAACCCGCGACTACGGGCGCGACGACGTGCTCTCACTGCGTCTGGTCCCGTACCCGCGGCTCGGTCGACGGGTTCCGATGCTGGAGATGGACGTGACCGACGGCGACGACGAGCGACTCGTCATCTTCGGTCGCTGGGACCTCGGGGCCGATCCGCGCGCCGTGTTCGACACTCTCGAGCTGCACGGGTGGGTCGACGCGGGCTGGTCGCAGCGGGACTAG
- a CDS encoding alpha/beta hydrolase produces the protein MSESVVWTAPDMWSMHTRVVSAGTRLRVLVDRTTAIGRLPGWEGAAADAARSGVVGTAAELSTRADVLGRIADVLARAGDDRAALSRWDPADRTGALAELDRTVAEDLTRAGGDAPPESAPTRAVAVLDTANRARMAEDRERLVVAERDLSARLDDAAFGGAFSNVDAGLAETRQRLAAIDALIEVLARPERRLVHYEAGARRTLAAVSVGDLDGADRVAVVVPGAGTTVAGSIARHDGETAALVTEAGALSPGSVTAGVSWLGYEAPQWNTELVEPGRSVASTAPAAAGAPALVGVLEALGDRRHGGDVPEVTLVAHSYGTVVAAQAIEAGGPVDAVVVMGSPGWSDRAAAAAPGPVHVAEAAWDPVADLGRFGPDPSERPDTEALDTAGTVGHADYLEPGSVSARAVAEVVAGVPSPPAPRTMDLADVARFVLGVL, from the coding sequence GTGAGCGAGTCGGTGGTCTGGACAGCACCGGACATGTGGAGCATGCACACGAGGGTGGTGTCCGCGGGGACTCGCCTGCGCGTGCTGGTCGATCGCACGACCGCGATCGGGCGGCTGCCCGGGTGGGAGGGAGCGGCGGCCGACGCCGCTCGGTCGGGCGTCGTGGGTACGGCAGCGGAGCTGTCGACGCGAGCGGACGTGTTGGGTCGGATCGCGGACGTCCTCGCCCGCGCGGGTGACGACCGTGCAGCCCTGTCGCGATGGGATCCCGCGGATCGGACGGGCGCCCTCGCCGAACTGGATCGCACGGTCGCCGAGGACCTGACCAGGGCAGGCGGAGACGCGCCGCCGGAGTCGGCGCCCACGAGGGCCGTGGCGGTGCTCGACACCGCCAACCGGGCGCGGATGGCCGAGGACCGTGAGCGCCTCGTCGTCGCCGAACGGGACTTGTCCGCGCGACTCGACGACGCCGCGTTCGGGGGCGCGTTCTCGAACGTGGACGCGGGACTCGCCGAGACGCGGCAGCGCCTGGCGGCCATCGACGCGCTGATCGAGGTGCTCGCGCGACCCGAGCGCCGTCTGGTGCACTACGAGGCGGGTGCGCGCCGCACCCTGGCGGCGGTGTCCGTCGGCGACCTCGACGGTGCGGATCGGGTGGCGGTGGTGGTTCCGGGCGCCGGGACGACGGTGGCGGGGTCGATCGCGCGACACGACGGCGAGACGGCGGCACTCGTCACCGAGGCGGGTGCGCTGTCACCCGGCTCCGTCACCGCAGGTGTGTCGTGGCTCGGATACGAAGCGCCGCAATGGAACACGGAGCTCGTCGAGCCCGGGCGCAGCGTGGCCTCGACCGCACCGGCCGCGGCCGGCGCGCCGGCACTCGTCGGCGTTCTCGAGGCGCTCGGCGATCGTCGACACGGTGGTGATGTTCCGGAGGTGACGCTGGTGGCGCACTCCTACGGCACCGTCGTCGCGGCGCAGGCCATCGAGGCCGGTGGCCCCGTCGACGCCGTGGTGGTGATGGGCTCGCCCGGATGGAGCGACCGCGCCGCCGCCGCCGCGCCGGGCCCGGTGCACGTCGCCGAGGCGGCGTGGGACCCCGTCGCCGATCTGGGACGGTTCGGGCCCGATCCCAGCGAGCGACCCGACACCGAGGCGCTGGACACGGCGGGCACCGTGGGCCATGCCGACTACCTGGAACCGGGAAGCGTGTCGGCACGGGCCGTGGCCGAGGTGGTGGCCGGAGTGCCGAGCCCACCCGCCCCACGAACCATGGACCTGGCCGACGTGGCGCGGTTCGTGCTCGGGGTGCTCTGA